A stretch of DNA from Gimesia chilikensis:
GGTGATGTCCCGGGTCGAGCCATCGCTGTAATGAGCGGTGACGACCATCTGCTGCTTTGTTTTCGGCAGCATGATCCGTTCGGTCGGTTCTGCGGAAATCTTGACGAGCTCGGGAGTCCCTTTGACTTCGCGGGTCGCCCCTTCGGAAATCCAGCGTTCGAGCAATGCATAATACTGACCGTCGGCGGGCAGTTTTTTACCACCGCCGTGAGGAACCTTACCGGCGCCTTTCAGCAGCACCAGGCTTTGTTCGGGTGCCAGCGGCGAAGCACGTCGTCCTCGCGATTCCTTAACCAGGGCGTTGTAATCGTAATCGGGATCGAAGGCGAACATCGACAACTGGAATCCCCCCTGACCACGCTGCTTCCCGTGACAGGAACCGCCATTACAGCCGAAGCGGGAAAACAGGGGATGGATGTCCCGCTCGAAATCGAGCAGGGCCTGCCGGTCGAAGTCTTTCACCTGAACCGGAATGTTAATCTTCTGCCCACCATCAATGACGGTGACTGTTGCGGTTCCATTCGCCAGGGGCTTGATTACGCCCTGGGCGTCAACCTGCACAACGGCGGGTTGCTGAGATTGAAACTGCACATCGCGGGTCAGGTCGACAAAACTCTTGTCCTGCTGACGGGTCACGATCAGTTGCTGACGGGAACGGGGTCCATTCAGTTCAACTTTATCCGGATAGACGCTGACCTTTGATTCTGCCGGGGGCGCTGCTTGCGCGGAAAGAGCGGAGAGCAGAATCAGGCAGCCGAGAACATGATAGAGTAGAGATTTCATCTCGTCTTTCTATCCCAAATCAAAGGAAGGATACGCTGTGAGGTTTGGCGGTAGTAGCGCTGCGGGGGAAAGTCGGGCAGGTCGTCTTTGAGACGTCAGATAAATATTCAGCAACCCGGCAAGCACTGCGGTATCGATAGTTTGGGCGCCAACTAATATATATTGTCTCTTATATTTCCTATTCGTCAACTTTCATTTAACAACTTTATTTATGAAACACCGCTTAGGATACCTTCCCTGAGCTGCAAAAACTACCCCTTATCCCAAAAAATGAACCGTATGTATACCTGCCTGGCGGCAAAAATGGCTGTTGTACTGCTTAAACCAGCTTTTCCAGCTCCGATCTGACGTATCCGATCCGATCTGTGATCGCAAAATTCGAATTCCAGGGCTGCGGAAACAGAATCGCCTGTCCGCCATGCTCCCGGAATTGATCGATGTTTTTGTGCTGGTCATCAATCAACACGACATCTGGTTTCGCGAGCAGGTACTTTTGAGTCCCGATCATGAAGTCCATATACAGCGGTTCCTGGAAGTGCTCTCTGAGCCATTCCACCTTGGCTGAAGCACAGGCAGCGCTGCGACTGGGAGAGGTGCTGATAGTAAATGGCGCGGTCTCTCTAAGCAGTGTCAGCAATTCATTCAGCCAGGGATAAGGTGGGAACTCGGCCCAGAAGCGGCCCCCCAGTCCGTCGACCGGTTTCCAGAATTCGTCTTTGGTCATGCCCAGCACACCCGCGTAGTCGGCTTCCCCGTCCGGCCACTTATCAGCCAGTTCGCGTTGACCGTGCAGTTCGAGGATCGCGCCCATGAAGTCGGCAATCACGCCATCCATGTCCAGTAAGATATGTCGTACAGCCATGCTGTTTTTTCGCTCCACTCAGTAACTTTGATTATAAAACAGTAGGATTACCCATCGAGCATATAATAAACTGGAACTGACAACCATTGTGGAAGTCTTTTTTAACCAGGATTGAAATACTGATGACCAACTGGATTCCGCTGGGCGATGTTTCCGAGATCAAACCCGGCAGCCGAAAACTATATACCCTCCACGGCACCGAGATCGCCGTCTTTCATGTCACCGAACCGGAACAGCCGGGAACCTTTTACGCGATTGACAATGCCTGTCCGCATCAGGGTGCCACGCTGATTGAAGGCGAAGGCTGCGGCACCGAAGTCAACTGCCCCCTGCATGACTGGACGTTCGATGTGGCCAGCGGCGAGTGTCTGGATTTCCCCGAGTTTCCGCTCACCCGCTTTGAACTGAAACAGGAATCCGATCTGCTGCTGATCAATGGAGACGCGTTCGCTGAAGCAGAAGCTCTTAACCTGTTCCTGGTCCGCTACAGCGTCATGGGCTGGGTCGATCACTTCGCCACTGACGCGGAGACGAACTATCACCACCGCGATCGCGTCATCCTGCAGACCAGTCGCGGTGAGGAAGTCGGCGAGATTCTTTCGTCCTTCACTCAACCAGACAAAAACAAAACCCCCGCGGGAACGATCCTGCGCGAGTTCACTCCCCTCGATCAGGAACAACTGCCCGGACAGGGAGACGTCAACACCCAGGTCTTCCGCGACTGTCAGCAGTTGATTCAGGAACGGGGCATGCCTGCGGAAATCATCGATTGCGAACAACTGTTTGATCAGCAGACAGTCGTCCTGTATTATCTGGGCAGCCGCCTGCCGGCCCTGGAAATTCTGGCACAGGAGCTGAATGCCCGCTATCCCTGGCGGATTGTTTTTCACCCCGTAGACGAAGCACCTGCTGCTTCGGGCTGTTCCAGCGGCGGTTGTGGCTGCGATCAGAAATAAGAAGCACACTCATTTAGACCTCACCCCAACCTGCCAACCTCACACCACGGACATCATCATGAGCAATCCCATCAACCGCCGTTCGTTCCTGGGTTCTTCACTGGCTGCCACCGGCCTCAGCGCTGCAGCTGCCTCCCTCTCCGCCGCAGAACAGACCGCCGCTAAAACCGGTAAAACACAACAGCCCATCCGCAACGAAAAGATTCTGCACGCCCGCCAGGTCGCCCTCGATATTCTCAAGCCGACCCAGAAAGAACTCGAACACGGTCTCGAACTGCACGCGAACTCGCTCGTCTTCGATTCCTACGGCTTCGCTCCCCGGGCCGCCATCGATGGTGATAAACTCGCCGCAGCCATTAACGATCACGCTTCGACCGCGGAACTGCAGGACCTCCGCGAGGACATGTCGATGACCCGCTGCGTCACCGATCCCGCCGAACAGCGCGAATTCAAAGAAGCCTTCGATGCCGCCGGCGTGACCTGTGTCTTTCAGAACGCCGGCGAGGAAGGGCAGGACCCCATGCGACTCATCAAGCGACTCGCACGGTTCACCTACACGACT
This window harbors:
- a CDS encoding Rieske 2Fe-2S domain-containing protein, with amino-acid sequence MTNWIPLGDVSEIKPGSRKLYTLHGTEIAVFHVTEPEQPGTFYAIDNACPHQGATLIEGEGCGTEVNCPLHDWTFDVASGECLDFPEFPLTRFELKQESDLLLINGDAFAEAEALNLFLVRYSVMGWVDHFATDAETNYHHRDRVILQTSRGEEVGEILSSFTQPDKNKTPAGTILREFTPLDQEQLPGQGDVNTQVFRDCQQLIQERGMPAEIIDCEQLFDQQTVVLYYLGSRLPALEILAQELNARYPWRIVFHPVDEAPAASGCSSGGCGCDQK
- a CDS encoding 5' nucleotidase, NT5C type produces the protein MAVRHILLDMDGVIADFMGAILELHGQRELADKWPDGEADYAGVLGMTKDEFWKPVDGLGGRFWAEFPPYPWLNELLTLLRETAPFTISTSPSRSAACASAKVEWLREHFQEPLYMDFMIGTQKYLLAKPDVVLIDDQHKNIDQFREHGGQAILFPQPWNSNFAITDRIGYVRSELEKLV